The following are encoded together in the Lathyrus oleraceus cultivar Zhongwan6 chromosome 3, CAAS_Psat_ZW6_1.0, whole genome shotgun sequence genome:
- the LOC127129933 gene encoding uncharacterized protein LOC127129933 has protein sequence MPVIKKNGTLRICIDFRELNNATPKDEYSMLVAEMLVDSAAGFECLGLLDGYSGYNQILIAEEEVPKTSFRCPGTLGTYEWVVMPFGLKNAGATYPRAMNAIFHEFIKKFMQVYIYDIVIKSSSQGGHLDHLRRSFDRMRKYGLKMNPLKCAFGVHAGNFLGFVFKYKISEKCSNNEVEYEALIIGLRLLKGLGASRIEVKGDSELVVKHVLRNENQEANELAQINSEYKMSKSKFQDMIEVREKMVSNTPPTKDILYRNDCRTKGLDEECQEACRVEKSWEHGVFTVKSSSSIEWRKPIVEYLENPVGGTDRKTKYRALSYVLSGNELLKKTPEGVLIKCLGDTEAYLAIYECEKPFKSYQESFHIYHCYGFLLDTRLWTEEIFRFVWISISMFNSNKLHQ, from the exons ATGCCTGTCATCAAGAAAAACGGAACTCTTAGGATTTGTATAGATTTCAGAGAACTAAATAACGCCACGCCAAAGGATGAGTACTCGATGCTCGTGGCGGAAATGCTAGTCGATTCGGCCGCAGGTTTTGAATGCCTGGGCTTGCTTGATGGATACTCTGGCTACAATCAAATTCTTATTGCCGAAGAAGAAGTCCCCAAGACATCATTTCGATGCCCTGGAACTTTGGGGACGTACGAGTGGGTCGTcatgccgtttggtttaaaaaacGCAGGAGCAACCTACCCAAGGGCTATGAATGCCATATTTCATGAATTCATTAAGAAGTTCATGCAGGTGTATATTTATGACATTGTGATAAAATCGTCATCTCAGGGAGGGCACCTAGATCACCTTCGACGCTCGTTTGATAgaatgaggaaatatggattgaaaatgaatccattgaAGTGTGCTTTCGGTGTGCATGCAGGCAACTTCTTGGGATTTGTG TTTAAGTACAAGATCAGTGAAAAGTGTTCCAATAATGAAGTCGAGTACGAGGCTTTAATAATTGGTCTTCGACTCTTGAAAGGGTTGGGAGCCAGTCGAATTGAAGTAAAAGGAGACTCGGAGTTGGTAGTCAA ACATGTACTGAGAAACGAAAACCAAGAAGCCAATGAGCTGGCCCAAATCAATTCCGAATATAAGATGTCCAAGTCGAAATTCCAAGATATGATTGAAGTTCGAGAGAAGATGGTGTCGAACACACCACCGACAAAAGATATCCTCTACAGGAATGACTGTCGTACAAAAGGGCTCGACGAAGAATGTCAGGAAGCCTGTAGAGTCGAGAAGTCCTGGGAACATGGAGTTTTCACTGTCAAAAGTTCATCATCAATAGAATGGAGAAAACCGATTGTAGAATATTTGGAGAATCCAGTCGGAGGTACTGACAGGAAAACCAAATACAGAGCTTTGAGCTATGTGTTGTCAGGAAACGAATTGCTGAAGAAGACACCAGAAGGGGTACTAATTAAATGCCTAGGAGATACTGAAGCGTATTTAGCCATATATGAG TGTGAAAAACCATTCAAGTCTTATCAAGAGAGCTTCCATATATATCATTGTTATGGCTTCTTACTCGACACTCG ACTTTGGACAGAAGAGATATTCAGGTTTGTTTGGATTTCAATTTCTATGTTTAATAGTAATAAGTTGCATCAGTAA